In Candidatus Acidiferrales bacterium, the sequence AGTTTGGCCGCTCGCGCGTACTTGGGCATCGCCCGGCTCCTTTCTTCCCACCCGTCCCGATGCATCGGGACGGGCAAAATCTGGATGCATGCGGTTAGCGAGGATTCATGGTCTGGGCGACCATGACGCCCTTCTTGAATTCCTCCACCATGCCCTCATCGAGATGCACTTCCGTGGGCCGCTTCGCCAGCGACATCTGGTCAATCTTGTCCTGCAGCTTCAGCAGGCCGTAGAAAAGGTTTTCCGGGCGAGGCGGGCAGCCGGTCACGTAAACGTCCACCGGGACAATCTTGTCCACGCCCTGAAGGACGCTGTACGTGTTGAACGGCCCGCCCACGCTCGAGCAGGCTCCCATGGAAATGCACCACTTCGGTTCGGGCATCTGCTCCCAGATCCGCCTCAGCACCGGCCCCATCTTCAACGTCACCGTCCCGGCAACAATCATCAAATCCGACTGACGCGGCGACGGACGGAAAACTTCAGCGCCGAACCGGGCAATATCGAAGCGCGAGGTGGAGCTGGCAATCATCTCAATCGCGCAACACGCCAGCCCGAAAGTCAGCGGCCAGAGCGCCGATTTGCGCGCCCAGTTGAAGACATAGTCCACCGTGCTGATGACAAAATTCTTTTCGAAGCGATTCTCCAGATAACCCATCTTGTTTTCCTGCAAAATCAGTATAGCATAGACGTTGCTCCAGGCAAAAAATCGGGGCTGTATTTCGATAAGTCCTATCTTTGCAAATACTTAGAGCTGTCGGCCCCATTCTATTCTGGAGGTTCGGTACACGCCCTTTCCCAGGCCTCGGATTACTCCGGCTTGCTTCCGAAAAACAGCAACGCCCCTTCCTCTTGAAATTTTCGCAATTCTTCGGCGTCCTTGAACCACTGGCCGTGGTATTCGCGGGGCACGGGGCGATCATCCACGATGCGGCGGTGACCGGTCTCGACAAACCCGGCTTGCTTGATCAGGTCGCACCACTCATCGCCGCTCAGGAGATGCGTGGGCGGAAGCAAAGGCACCCACTGGTGGGTATAGATATTCTCCTTGTACAGGTTAATGAGAATCCAGGCG encodes:
- a CDS encoding NADH-quinone oxidoreductase subunit B family protein, translating into MGYLENRFEKNFVISTVDYVFNWARKSALWPLTFGLACCAIEMIASSTSRFDIARFGAEVFRPSPRQSDLMIVAGTVTLKMGPVLRRIWEQMPEPKWCISMGACSSVGGPFNTYSVLQGVDKIVPVDVYVTGCPPRPENLFYGLLKLQDKIDQMSLAKRPTEVHLDEGMVEEFKKGVMVAQTMNPR